CTGTCGCCAGAGTTAGAAGTAGTCCCGCAAGAGTCGGGAACAGTGGAAATGCTTCCTGTTCGACATGTGGAGGTTGCGTGGACGACGTGGTTGGGATTGGCGGCAGCGTTCGCCATTTTCTTTGCTGTGTTGGAATGGCTTCCTCTCGGTTCTCAACTAGATACTCATCAACGGGCGACGTTGGCTGTCACTTTATGGGCCTGTACGGTGTGGATTACGGGTGCGCTACCCAAGGCCATATCGGGTCTGAGTATTCCGGTGTTACTTTATCTGAGTGGGGCAACATCGAAATCTGTGGCTTTTGCGGGGTTTACGAGTAATACCTCACTGCTTGTGATTGGGTCATTTTTGATTGCTTCTGCTCTCAATGCCCGTCACTTGGACCGACGCATCGCCTTGACAATTATGTCGTGGGCTAAACCCAAGCTCTCGAGTTTTCTGAAGACCTATATTCTTGCGCAAACGGCAACGGCCGTGATCATTCCGGCGATCGTTGCCCGTGCGGCGATCTTTTTGCCAATTGTGCAAGGTACCAATGCGTTATTAGAACCCGGGGACAAAGGGCACCGGGCGCGGCAGGCGATGACGATGAGCGCGGTGGGATTCGCCGCGGTCTTTGCAGGTCCCTTGTTTTTGACGGGCTCGATGCCCAATGTCATTGTCGCTCACCAATTAAATCATCAGGCTGGCGCCCACATTTATTGGTTTCAGTGGTTTTGGCTCAATCTGCCTCTTGCCGGGTTAATTCCCATCATGTATTTTTGGACGCTGCGCCATTTCAAAATCCACGATGTGGGATTGCGTCATGGTCCCGAAACCATTGTGACGGAGCGGGCGAAACTAGGGCCACTCAATCTGACCGATAAGCTGTCATTAGGCGTGGTGGCTCTCGCCGTTGTACTGTGGGCGACCGGTCACTGGACGCATCTGTCTACCGGTTTGGTCGCCGTGGGTGCTGCTTGTCTTCTGTTCCTGCCCGGGCTGTTATCAGGATATTGGCAGCGGATTGAACGGCATATGATGTGGGGAGTCTGGTTGTTGTTGGGAGGAGCGGTGTGCATGAGTAATGCCTTTACCGTAACCAAAACCAACGTATGGCTCTCCCATCAGCTTCAGCACTTTTTTCCGACGGCTGATTGGCTGGTGCTATTCGTCTTGGCGGTTGTGACCATGCAAGTCTTACGCATTGGCATTGTGAGTAATGTGGGATCGATTGCATTATTTACGCCAATCATCGTGACATTAGCGATGACTTTACATTTAAATCCGGTGTCCTTTAGTATGGGCGTTCTCAACGTGGATTCTTATGCCTTGTTAATTCCTTTAGAAATCGAGGCGTGCCTCGTCGCCTATGCCTCGGGAGAATTTACCTTTGGCGAATTTTTCCGTGCCGGAGCGCCCTTAACCGCTATCGCTATCCTTTACATGATAGTTGTCATGATTCCGTGGTGGGCTCTCATTGGTTATCCCATTTGGCAACCTTAAATGTCATCGATAATCACTCAACCAATTTAGGAGGGAACTAAACATGTCTTCATTGAAAAAAACGATGGAACCGGCAACGTCCACTGTGGTTTCTGAATCTTTGCCAGGGTTAATAGGACCGAAAGGTACAGATAGGGGATTACCCTTTTTAGGGCGTCTTCATTCCCGTGTCGAATCTCTCACCGCGGGAAGTTATCAGGAAATTGTGGTCGATTATGAGGTAGGGGCTTCTGGCATTGCAGACAGCGGCTGGTTGAAATTGACCTTTAAGTTCTATTCGGATTGGGCTCCGTTTCAAACTCACGATCCCAGTGGGGCTAATTATTTAAGCGCGGAATATGTCCTGTGTGATCCCTTGCCAGGACAAAGTCAAAGCACCGTAAGAGATTTGAAAGTCGAGTACCTGATTAAAGGCCATGAGCGTCCCTATCAAAAAGCTGTGGTCGTCCATGTTGTTGATGGATATCTTAAACCCGGTGATCATATTATCATTCGCTTGGGCGATCGCCGCTTTGGTGGTCCTGGCACCCGCATTCAAACCTTTGTTGAAAAAGACTTTAGGATGCGGGCTTACGTGGATGTTCTTGGCACTTCCCGATTTGCGGAAATTGGCGACGTCGTCTTTGACATTATCTCTGGCCCCCCCGAAAGAGTGGTTCTAACGGGTCCGCGCTGGAGCCGTCCCCATGAGTCTATACCGATTCTTGCCCGTCTTGAAGATCATTGGGGCAATACCTGTACGGATGAAAGGGGACACCTCTCGATTTTTGTACAACATGACCAAAAAATCGAGGAGATGCCGGTAAATTTGCCTCAGAAGGGTTGGAGCACAACACGTGTCATGATTGGGGCGGAGAAGGCGGGGGAATACCAAATTTCAGCCCGCTACGAAATGGAGAATCAAAGTCTTGAAGCATCCCCCATCTATCTTCTTGTCGACCCAACGTGTTCTGTGCCGCGAGCATATTTTGCGGATTTGCACGTTCACAGCAATCATACGGTGGGAACGAATTCCACCGAATACAATTTTAGTTATGGGAGGGATGTTGCGGGATTAGATATTTTAGGTTATACCGCCAACGATTTTCAAATTACGGATGCGCATTGGACTCAAGATGTGCAATTAGCCAATGCATTTAGCCACGATTATGAGTTCATTTGCTTTCCCGGTATTGAATGGTGTGGGAATTCAGCTGCCGGGGGCGATCATAATGTGGTCTATTTAGGCGAAAAAGCTGATATGGTGCGGGGCGTGGAATGGCATGAGCATTTACGCGAAAGCATTCCCATGCCCGAAGCATGGCCTATTGACAAATTATATGAGGCTTATGCAAGCGATCCGGATAACTATTTATTGATGCCCCATGTGGGAGGAAGACGTTGTAATCTCGACTGGTATTATGAACCTTTAGATCGATTGGTTGAAGTGCATTCGGCGTGGGGCTCCTTTCCTTGGTTGCTGGAAGATGCCATGCGCCGGGGCTACAAGATGGGGGTGGCTGCCAATGGAGATGAACACCGCGGACGTTGCGGAGGCGGTGTGCCGGGAACTGCGGTATTTGGAACTAAAGGGGGATTAACAGGAGTCTTCGCACCAGAACTGACCAAAAAAGCGGTCGCTAAAGCGTTGAGAGACCGGCACACATGGGCCACAACTGGCGAACATCTGGTCGCGATAATGCGATCTGGGGCACACATCCAAGGGGATGAGTGGGAGGTCCGAAATGATATGGTAGACGTCGAATATCAACTCTTAGGGAATCAGGGTTGGGAATATCTTGAAATTTTTAACGGTGTGACGCGGCTTCTAGAGCGTAATCTGCACCAGGAACTGGGGCTCAGTTCAAAGCGCATCCGTATCCGCTGGGAAGGTGCGCGAATTTTTGATCGCTACCGGTGGGCAACATGGCGTGGAACCATTGACATTAAACGAGGGCATGTGCAGCGGTATGCCCCTTGGGGACTCGACCATCCGGCCAAAATTGTGGCATCAGAAGGCCCGCGCCGCATTCGATTTGATACAGACACCTTTGGTGATGCGGATGGCGTTGAATTTTGGGTGAATGATGTCCAACGGATGGATTTTGCAATTCATGTCGAGATTCCTAATTTCAATGGGGGCACAACCATTGATTGGCATGTTAGTGGGGAAATGCTGAAAACTCATGAGGGATCGGTATCTTTTGAGGTGGGGGGAACGGGACTCAAAATGGTTGTTGAACAACTCACCGACCAAGAACTGCCGCGAGATCTCAAGGGTCATCTTCAGGTAACCCTTAATCCGGGTCTGAATGGAATTTACCTGCGTGCGCGTCAACAAGATGATCACAGGGTCTTTACCAGTCCCTTGTTTATTACCAGGCAAAATGCCTGATGGTCGGGAAAAATCTGTGCGCATGCAACATAAAAGCCGGATTGTGAGATTACGGACTTCACCCGGCTGAAAAGAATCAGAACAACAAATGGCCCTGGTGTGATTTGCCAGGGCCATTTAACCTTCTCCAGCTGTGTGAATATTCTGGGTACCGTAATGATGACGCGTTGGTTTCTTTTTCAACTCCATTGAGCTCAGAAGTTCAGAGAAGAAGCCTCGGAACACATAGCTAAGGGATTACGGGAGCATTCTCTTTGAGCATTTTCATAAAAGCCCGCATCCACTGGGGATGGTCAGGCCAAGCACGAGCTGACACCATATGGCCATCTATGACAGCAGCACCGTCAACAAATGTGGCGCCGGCGGCCTCGACATCGGCTTTTAAGGCGGGATAGGCCGCAGATGTTCTGCCGGTCATAACATGGGCTGCCGCTAAAGCAATCGGGGCATGACAAATTTGCGCAACAGGTTTTTCGGTGTGGAAAAAATATTGGACAATGCGGGCAAAATCCGGATCATTGCGAATATATTCCGGAGCCCGTCCACCTGGGATGACTACGGCAACATAATCCTCGGGGTGGACATCTTTGAAGGCGATGTTGGCTTCAATACGGTACCCAGGTTTTTCGGTATATGTGTCAAACCCGGGTTCAAAATCATGTACCACGGTTCGGAGAACCTTTTTACTGGGGGCAGCGATGTCGACATCATATCCTTCTTCTTGCAATCGTTGAAAGGGATACATGACCTCAAGGGATTCGGCGGCATCCCCTGTAAGAATAAGAACACGTGGCATAAACAATCCCTCCTATCCTATTTTTCTGTAACTTCCTGTGAGGGGCAAAGTTGAATTACCGGGATATGTGAAAATGCTGATACCTTTCCGCTTATTATAGTAAATAAAAATTGGGTAATTCAAAATAATTTGTAAACATTGCAGGAAAAATAATAAATCCAACGGGACAAATACTTAGGGTACAAAAATTAAGGATCGCCATCGTGCATTATTCTGAGGAAAATGAATGACGCAGAAGATCTGGATATCGGAGGTATAATACAAGACATATTGCACGAGGAGGACATAGTGTGCCCAAGAAAACGATTTACATTCGCGACACCGATATGCCCTTATGGGAACAGGCTGAGTCACTAGCGACGGGAGAAAGTGTTTCGGCGATTTTAACCGAAGCGTTGCAGCAATATCTCGAAGGCTTCCGTCCTGTATATGCCACTATTAAGCTGCATGGCGCGTCCCTCGCGTTTCGTGCCCGAGTTCATCCGGCAAGTGGAGGGTGGCTGGTGGCCATCTCCGAGGCGTCAGACATCGTGAGGGCAATGGATGAAGCGCAAATTGTTTTGCCCCCGCATATGCCTACAAAAAATGACGCTTGGCTGTGGTTGGCACCTCACCAAATCGATTATATGTTCGTGGAACTGCCCTCCTCAATAGGAAGCATGGACTTTCGAGAGTATGCCAGGCAGGCGTGGCCCATTTTATTGAAACGTCTATTTTCCCAACAAACGCTGACGTACGGCGAATTGGGAGAGCTTTTGGGAGGACTTCATCCCTACCGTCAGGTGCCTCAGGTGCTGGACATCATTGAAAAATGGTGTTTGGAACATGGTTATGGGGATTTAACGGCTATGGTCGTGAGTAAGACGACGGGACTTCCGGGTGCGGATTATTGGCAGCAAAATGGTTGGGCGGGAATTCCCGTCGCCGATCAAGTGGAGCGCTGGAAAAAAGCGCAACAGCAAATGATTCAACAGCAGTGGCCCCAAGAAGCTCCATTTTAACCAAGGATACGAAGATTTATGCCTTGCCTGGGAACGTGAGAAGAGACCCTCAATGGGCGACGAGAGATTTTATCAAAGTACTTACCCGATTCGCTTTGAGTGGGGACAAGAGGGCGTTAGACGCTTAGCGCCTCTCTCAGGCGTCGTGGTTATTGTCGATGTGTTATCTTTTTGCACGGCCGTGGATGTCGCTATGTCAAAAGATGCCATAGTTTTTCCCTACAGGTATCACGATCCATCGGCTTTGACATTTGCTCAATCCGTTGATGCCATTTTAGCCGGTGAGCGTGGCCACGCTTTCTCGTTATCGCCGAGTTCCTTATTGTTTTTGCCGTCTAAAACTCGCATTGTTTTGCCATCGCCAAATGGCTCGACATGTACGGTTGTCGCGCAAGAGGCAGGATGTGTAGTCATAGCCGGCTGCCTTCGAAATGCCAGTCATGTGGCGGCTTTTATTAAGCGGCATTATGCCCGCGAGATGATTAGTGTCATCGCATGCGGAGAACAATGGCCCAATGGCCATCTATCTGCGGCCCGCTCTTGAAGATTTTCTTGGAGCAGGGGCGATTTTGAGTCAGTTCGATCCGTGGGCCTTGTCGGTGGAGGCGCAGGTTGCGGCCTGGGCTTTTCAAAACGCCCAAGCGAATTTGTCAAGCATCGTGATGCAATCATCGTCCGGCTGTGAACTCATCGCCAGAGGATTTACCTCTGACGTTTTAATCGCTAGTGAATGCAATGTAAGCACCGTAATTCCAGTGTTCAAAGATGGAGCTTATATTCCGTCATCGTTATGATCTCGCCCCAAAGTGGTTTGTAAGCGAATCCCCGTCCCTCCAAAAACCTCAAGGGGCCGGGGATTCAAAGCTTTGACTGACACGGGAGGGCACGAGCAAGCTCATTTTGGGAAATGCCGCTATGATGCCGACTTTGTCGCTGGCAAATGGGCACGGATATCTTGAATCAATGAATTCCAAGAAATCAAACCTTCGTGATACCACAAAATTCGGCCGGATGAGGATACCAACACTTGCGTTGGAATTCCAGAGACACCATACAAGTCGGAGATTTTGCCATGATTGTCAAGGGCTACCGGAAAGGGCAGGTGAAGGCGGTTGGCATAGGCTACCACATGGGACGTTGAGGACTCCGATAAACGTAAATCAATAGCCACAACATGCGGATATTGGGGATGAGTTTTGTCCCAGCGTTCAAGATGAGCGAGGGTCGGCATTTCTTCTTGGCAATCAGGACACCATGTGGCAAAGAAATCGAGAAGGCGAATCGGACTGCCAGAACCTACACTCACCGTTCCATTCTTTCCTCCCGGCAAGATTGCGGGAAGGGTAAAGGAACGGTTGACGCTCTCTGAGGGCCCAATCGTGGTGGGATAATAAGCGAGTTCACGGGCCGGGGGAATTCTCAATGTCGGATGGCCCGGGAGCAAAGGGACAACGTGCTCGAGAATATTATGGACCTGCGCTCCAATGGCTTGCGTGGACGTGCTTGGCGAATTCAAATAGACCCAATGTTCGTGCCCGCGGGGTCCAATGACAAACACCCCCGGGGTATGACTGATTAATGAACCATGAATGATTTGGGTTTGCATAAAATAATGATGCCAAACTGACTCGAGCTCGCTTGACGAACCGGTGAGAAATTGCCAGGTATGAAGCATATGATTGGCCTGAGAAAACTGATAAACATCTTCGGTTGAGGTCGTTGCGGGATTGGCATTAATCGCGACAAAGGCCACTTGATTTTTATGAGAGCCCAAGTCGTATTGGACATTACGCATAATGACCGCCATCAAGGGACTGACCGTGTTG
The Sulfobacillus thermosulfidooxidans DNA segment above includes these coding regions:
- a CDS encoding SLC13 family permease, encoding MEGLSPELEVVPQESGTVEMLPVRHVEVAWTTWLGLAAAFAIFFAVLEWLPLGSQLDTHQRATLAVTLWACTVWITGALPKAISGLSIPVLLYLSGATSKSVAFAGFTSNTSLLVIGSFLIASALNARHLDRRIALTIMSWAKPKLSSFLKTYILAQTATAVIIPAIVARAAIFLPIVQGTNALLEPGDKGHRARQAMTMSAVGFAAVFAGPLFLTGSMPNVIVAHQLNHQAGAHIYWFQWFWLNLPLAGLIPIMYFWTLRHFKIHDVGLRHGPETIVTERAKLGPLNLTDKLSLGVVALAVVLWATGHWTHLSTGLVAVGAACLLFLPGLLSGYWQRIERHMMWGVWLLLGGAVCMSNAFTVTKTNVWLSHQLQHFFPTADWLVLFVLAVVTMQVLRIGIVSNVGSIALFTPIIVTLAMTLHLNPVSFSMGVLNVDSYALLIPLEIEACLVAYASGEFTFGEFFRAGAPLTAIAILYMIVVMIPWWALIGYPIWQP
- a CDS encoding DJ-1/PfpI family protein; translated protein: MPRVLILTGDAAESLEVMYPFQRLQEEGYDVDIAAPSKKVLRTVVHDFEPGFDTYTEKPGYRIEANIAFKDVHPEDYVAVVIPGGRAPEYIRNDPDFARIVQYFFHTEKPVAQICHAPIALAAAHVMTGRTSAAYPALKADVEAAGATFVDGAAVIDGHMVSARAWPDHPQWMRAFMKMLKENAPVIP
- a CDS encoding 2-phosphosulfolactate phosphatase — translated: MGDERFYQSTYPIRFEWGQEGVRRLAPLSGVVVIVDVLSFCTAVDVAMSKDAIVFPYRYHDPSALTFAQSVDAILAGERGHAFSLSPSSLLFLPSKTRIVLPSPNGSTCTVVAQEAGCVVIAGCLRNASHVAAFIKRHYAREMISVIACGEQWPNGHLSAARS
- a CDS encoding 2-phosphosulfolactate phosphatase, whose protein sequence is MAIYLRPALEDFLGAGAILSQFDPWALSVEAQVAAWAFQNAQANLSSIVMQSSSGCELIARGFTSDVLIASECNVSTVIPVFKDGAYIPSSL
- a CDS encoding TlpA family protein disulfide reductase — its product is MRKTTLWTISLGLLAVLMAVGFAVYKAVSSVHIAAANPNSVSTPSTEPASVDPGAPIKDIPAPNFHLTNQFGKPFSIQSFRGKVVVMGFVNSAGNTVSPLMAVIMRNVQYDLGSHKNQVAFVAINANPATTSTEDVYQFSQANHMLHTWQFLTGSSSELESVWHHYFMQTQIIHGSLISHTPGVFVIGPRGHEHWVYLNSPSTSTQAIGAQVHNILEHVVPLLPGHPTLRIPPARELAYYPTTIGPSESVNRSFTLPAILPGGKNGTVSVGSGSPIRLLDFFATWCPDCQEEMPTLAHLERWDKTHPQYPHVVAIDLRLSESSTSHVVAYANRLHLPFPVALDNHGKISDLYGVSGIPTQVLVSSSGRILWYHEGLISWNSLIQDIRAHLPATKSAS